Below is a window of Watersipora subatra chromosome 11, tzWatSuba1.1, whole genome shotgun sequence DNA.
ttcatcgtatgtatgtatgtaactcatataactagctactcaagatagttgacgcatccacattactttctgaaatttgctaaagccctgtcccccatagggtataaatacgtacaaactttgtatgtatggttacattgattcttgtgcacatttcatacaagacaaactactgtaccataTTCtttggatccttttacaagcgctagctagcaattttctgcattgcaccatcaattttttcgtagaaaaattggacaggaatggacaacttcttttagtgtgctaaaaaattccaattcattacgtttgaaatttattttcaagtgtacagcaccataattagcattgatacgtttttgcctcttCTCTGTtttacccgctacatgtaccagctacgttactccaaaggtatgtacgtccagtatagaaaatataattttatttttcttttcggtagccattaaatggtcaagtgtgcgagaggccgctttctataactgcatcgctcggccttattgatttaggttgaaaaaggtttcaaccagataggcttAAGTTTATAGCGAAAGTGatgataggaactgctgaaggataaaatttcgtaataaatagttgaaattcagtaaaatagttcaaaatacatactaaaacttagttttaagtgtaggcttagcaagctaaacttacttgaagtgaattcaaagtttatgttatgcgtaccttttgaaggcaagaactccttaccgtttGTTCTACATTTGGTAcgcacattataattttgcgtgttattgcagatcataaccattaaaatacactaaatacaatacagttactgtaggtaactataattactaaagttaacatactattttgttgctaattgtcaatatgtacacatttttataaacaaaattgacgatttttaccagggagggtttgcattgtataattacaatggtctttataccccgatatacgaatctttcaccatacgatgccaactctggaacaaattaacatcgtatctcgagggtgcactgtatctcTATTACTATATTGTTGATATACAGTAGTCTAGTCTCAGTTAGTATCTCTATTTCTATATTGTTGATATACAATAGTCTAGTCTCAGCTAGTATCTCTATTACTACATGTGTATTGTTGACAGGTAATGTATTCTACTCATGTCTTTGTCTCCTGCAGACACCACAGCAAATACTCTACAACAATAGAACCCTTTATGCACCAAGATCAGAAGCCTCTGGTATCGCCACCTGGTTTCATCTTCACCAACTACAGTGGCTTGGTTTTAACTATCATCGTGATAAAGACAATATGACTGCAATACGGCAACACATAGATTGGGTTGTTCCAAAGTGAGTCCGACATTGGGGCTGTGTAATGCCCTCAAAGATGATCTTGCACAAAATTTGtctaccatttgtgattgtttttaatattttaggtgatctgactgccaggaaaTTGAGTGGATAGGCTGTAATATCACtgaatttttgtgtttttttttataaattaattttatttggtaaggagttatttatttaacctacacatttattaattttaaaaagttatttgtttaaaaatatcggCAGAAAAATGCAGTATTATTTTTGTGATGACGGTTTGCAGTTTTGATCGATTGATCAGTCGGCCAATGAGCAAACATTTTAATATAACATCCTGACTACTCGTTCAGCTTGTAGAATGTGGAATAAGGAGTAAAATGGAAGTTGTTTACTCCTCACAACTCCTCATTTGAAAATCTTGTTCTCTTTATTATAAATGTGTCTGTGGTCTAACTTGAAAAATCGGCTAGGTTTGACATGAACGTCTCTGCACTATAATCTATGttctataatatacatgtagatgttctATAATATACttgttctataatatatatgttctaTAATACATGtgttctataatatatatgttctTTAATATATGTGTTCTATAATATAGatgttctataatatatatgttctatagatatatatgttctataatatatgtattttataatatatatgttctataatatatgtattttataatatatatgttctataatatatgtattttataatatatatgttctataatatatgtattttataatatatatgttctataatatatgtattttataatatatatgttctataatatatgtattttataatatatatgttctataatatatgtattttataatatatatgttctataatatatgtattttataatatatatgttctataatatatgtattttataatatatatgttctataatatatgtattttataatgtGTTTTCGaaaatttaagttgaaaaaGAGAACTCTAAACTCTGCGAGTTAAGTAGATTAAAATTAGAGGATTTTTGACTAAAAATTTTTCGCGGCATGTGCGATGTTGTTTCACACCTGGCGCTCATCAGGCTGTGACTGATGGAAAATGACATTGTTGCTGCCGCGAgaaaattttagtcaaaaatcaTCTAGCCTCATGTCCTATAATACATATGGATTTTGTGGAACAACGCATCAGcgtaaaataaacctttatcatCATTTCGCCAGAGTTAGCTTGTTGTTATGGAGCTGTTAGAGGTATACTTTTTATAGGAATGTTGCGTCATTGCTAGAATCTATCAACACAGAACATTTCAGCAATTATAACAATTCCAGTTTATTCATTTACAGAATAGATGTGGTCATGCTCAATGAGCAGTATGATGCTTCCTTAATCATTCTACGTCGAAGGTTTGGATGGAGCTATACAGACATTTTTTACAGCAAATACATAATCACCAATTCTAAGGTAACACAGTTATCTGTGAATGCCACCAAAAAATTGTTATCACCCGAAGTAAATTTGggtgaaaaaatattatatgacCGGCTCAATGAAACTTGGTGGAGTCAATCAGAGCtggaagaagacaacttctgGGAAGAGGTGAGACATTTATTATTCCAGTAGGTAGGTCTAATTCGGCTTTTTGTAATTGAAACGCGTATTCAAACTAATTTCCTTATTGGCCTGTAAGTTGAAGTCCTTTTCGCTGACAGTGCAAGCTAAATAAGTTATTTGCAGCAGGCCACAACTCAaatttgtgttttgaaaagatttttgttAGTAGTTCAAGTAAACACTGGGGcactatatatattaattatattaaaaatgttgtttGTTAGCCAAAATATCTAAAAATTGATCTATCAAAATCCTTATTCATGGGAGCAGAGTATACCTTCATAGGTTGTAAAGGAGCCTTTCaaatttagcttgtttttatgGACATCTTTTCGATTCACAACATGCCTAAAGGAATCCACTAATATTTCTGCCCTGAAGATAGATGCGCAAACAGACTGCTAGAGTTTATAATTGAGGCCACCACGGAAGGCCTCACATGTGCCTCAGAATGAGTAGCCAAGAAATCTTCGACATCCCACATTTCCCTATGTCATGTTGTGGCCTTAACTAGCAAACTTTTGTTTCAAGCACCGGGTTGTCATGCTACAAGTATATTGCTGGAAACTGAAGGAACATGATAGTGTTGCTATAACTGTAATTTTGAAATATTGCCAGTCATCCTTTGGCCTACGGGTACACGAGCCAATAAAATCTAActtgtgtgtacatgtgtgaATAACCTTTAATTTTTCATGTTAGccttttaaaaaatattctgAATGACCAGCCATTTTGTCAGATTATTGGCCCATGTGCACAAGTTAAAGGTTATtcacacatgtacacacaagTTAGATATTATTGGCTCGTGTACCCGTAGGCCAAAGGATGACTGGCAATATTTCAAAATTACAGTTATAGCAACGCTATCATTTTTCTTCAGTTTCCAGCAATATACTTGTAGCATGACAACCCATTGCTTGAAACAAAAGTTTGCTAGTTAAGGCCACAACATGGACATACGGAAACTAATATCTCAGGGCTGAGATATTAGTGGGTTTCTCTAGACATACTGCGTATcgaaaaattgtctataaaaacAAGCTATATTTGAAAGTTTGGTTTAAAACCTCTGAATGCATACTCTGCTCCCATGATAAGGATTTTGATAGATTAAATTTTTGATACGTTGGCtaacaaacaattttaatatatttatagaacATGAACTTTATTTACCAGCACTGCGTGGAACTAGTAAGGCCATagaaattatgataaaatgatAACGGTGATTGCTGTCAAAGAAGGAAGGAATAAAATGATTTGCTCATCAGAATAGTGTGGCAGTGCATATCAAATGTGTCACTCAATCTTGTACAGTGATGCCTGGAGGACTGCGAGTAGGGATATGGCAGCTTAAATGATGTTGTGAAGTATGTGTGACCTTGAGCCTATATTTTGCATGTCAGCTCCAGATTTTATAGTGATGCAGTTGCTTGCTGTTTgaactttgaaaaattttgtgatttttcTGGACAATGTGTCAAGAGACTTTGGTACACCATTGTCAGGTTATTCGATTGTTTTTAGGTTGACCACTTTAGTAGTCTCAACTCGGATGTCTCCGCAAGGCTGTGTCAGCAGGTGTTCAGTAGCAAACGAGAAGTAACAATTTCAAGTAGCCAATGGCATGAAGCCCTAAACCTCACCTTTGATACCTGCCATAATCTGCTCAAACTCAAATATATTCCCATGATGGAAGACTTAGGCTCCTACGCCTTAGGAAATCGCTACAAATACCATGAGCGCTTTTCATAAAGCACATtccacattattattattttttcagtATGTTATCTACACAGGAGTATTTGTGCCTTGCGATCTAGCAAGAAGCTATTAAGATTTGGCGATCTTTCTTGTGAAATTTGTGGTGTCTGACTACACTGAACCTTTACTTGTTATTAGCTGGCAGGTGATATACAAAAAAGATTTGTAAACATTGTTATTATGTATTGTCATTCAATCTTATAAGCCTGTCATCAAAAATAGTACTACAAAgccaaatattatataaaattattgttaaatGGCCAACACCTTGTGCTTGATTCTTACATCCCGATAAAACATGCCAGCAAGTTTTACAGCAGCAGTCAGAAAGAAAACAAGATGTTAGTCCAAGGTATACAGCAACAAATATAATGACTACAGAATATTATAGATACTAATATGTAGATAATTGTTGGTTTTACTTTCGACATGAAAATAGGCATTATGGCAAACTCATAACTTTTACAGATTACTTTGTTTGCCTGCTCACATAGAACATCAATTGATTTTAGAAAAACATCTCGAAACTAAtgataaaagtatataaaacCTGTGTTTTTTAACACAAAATATCGTTTATTCATGCACTTTAAAAACTGATACACAAATGTAACTTGCCTGATCATCTATGAAGGTGCAAGGTCGGATTAAGGCATTACTTTTCAACCATTGTGTAGTTGGTCTCCAAAATAAATATGATAAGATGCATCAGGCAGGAATGTTGACgaagttttcaaaaataccgATGTTAAGTTGAATCGTTAAACTACACACTCTCTAATTTTGCACAGGCAAAAGTGTACGCCATAAAAGTTGTAATAAACTGTGACACTGCAGACCACATACTGCAAAACTAATAACGCATTTGGAACGCAATCTTCAAACTGGAAGGATTAAATAAAGATATAGTTGTCTGATTGCCGCAGGCGATGGACTTGCCACCAAAGCTGACAGCATGCCAGAGAAACCTTCACACACCGCTTTTCTCATTGCTTGCTCAGTAGTTATATCTGTCACCCAATGCATAAGATCCAAGGTTCTTCATCATTATTGCATAGTTTTTTTCCAGTAATTGAGAGCAAATCTCTACAGTGAGCTCTTCTGGCGGACACCATTTGTTGGGTGGAATCGGATAAGTCTTTTTAGTCTGGAGAACTTGTGGGCATAGAGCTTGCGAAGTTTTTAGGTTGACATCACTAAAGAACTTCACCTATAACACCAAGAGGTAAAGTGGGAATGAAGGTTCTTACCAGGTGAGCTCGTGAGCTATGTTATGTTAGTAAActtaacaaacattttttcatcGTATATTAATAACTAAGAAGTAACAAACATTTCTATAAGATCTGGATTGAAAAACCTTTATAATAAAAGCACTCCTTTATCGATCCTGAGTATAGATGCTTCTGGATTTTCAAGGTGTACTCTAGAGGGgacaaaagtgacaaaatattacaaaaaacatCTTTCAAAAAATGAGTTATCCAATAAGCATTTGTTGACGGCTTGGCTAAACAGCAACGACATGCATCGTTGTGTAGATGTACTCTAGATCTTTGCTGTGGACACAAATACGCCGATGCTACCACACGATTCGTTGTGTAGACACagattgaccaatgagaatGGGCAGCTGTTGTGTGAAGGCCTTGTAGAGTAGAGATGCCCCGACTCTAATTGCACCacccgattcgatataccgattcttattgaaaaataatccgattcagattcttttgtgttgcatagattatTGGTAATtgtattatgcaaatataatgcaaaaatataaatattgatgtatttatttgtttgtatttatgaaaaaaagatatacatgtatatatattcacatactgacataccatGCATCTAATAACAAaccagtccatgtttcttgaaatatgTCATTAATAATGGTAactactgttagtggtacagctttctctgtgataatgaagtctttcTTCTGCTGCTAAACGAaatgctgcgcctgtacaagtttagagcaaataaatgcgtcttttaattactgttagtgattcaattatctcaatgagacgtctttatcttctatcactatcgatgtagccagtcgtactgaaggacTCGCTTGCCGCAGActatggaggacaggctaaacaccgataagccactgaggttattttatgcgatgcaAACGATACATTATATCGTCATgatcaagagagagagagataactttatgcatcgattGCTCAAATTACATtcgcaatgctagtaaatagaaacattacaccgcattcttgtttctcattaTGGTTCtattgttcgtgattggctgcaataaatcatatcgctgtaattgggaaataccgcactttgtgattacgtcctgactaaagccaaaatattgctcagctgtgtggatgtttattaggctatagacatgaaatagattgtgtgataggtccggaattcattaggtaaaagcaAGGAACtcgcagctgatgattttttattaaagtagcAGACTAAAATACAGGTTTCCGCTAAATAGCTGATATGTAAAAAgcatctgaagtttccgattttttaagaaaagatcggccgataccgattcagatacttacacccatatcggcaccaaTACCGATatcaaaatcggggcaactctattGTAGAGCTTGCTGGACGTTTTATTACTGCTGCTGAACTATTGTCAGCATAGTCGTTATCGAGTAAGAATCATCAACAACACGTAAtaacgataacatttgtgctGCTATTTGCATGGCTATATTTAGCTCAAGGAAAAACACTccatgatgatgatgaaaacaaTCAGAACCACAAACACTTTACAGTTGCAACATACGAAAATACAACATTATAAAAACTGGGTTTCAACATGTTTAATGGCTAAAAGAATTACCTGAAAAGTTTTATGAACAATTACGCTTTATATTAATGGCTTTCTTGTACCTGTTGTAGGTGGGAATAGTTTTTGTCCATATTTAATAGTTATTTGTGTGAAGCCCATTTCTCATCatttcaaaatgattttttaataaAGTTAGCTCGCATTGGAAATGAATAAAATGGAATTGAGATCATTATTATGTCAGTCAATCACAGATGCGTCAGTTTTATCTCTACTAATGTAGACCATCATGTTCATTTCAACATGACGAGTCAACAAGGCATAGCCAACACGTCGCCAATGCCTTGGCTATGCAAAATGCAGTGTTTTTCAACATTTGTAGCCAGGCCATTACTACTAAAGATATCCATAAATTTGAAGCTATCCTTTACCTGCTATTTTTGAACCAGTTAAAACATATGTGTATTACCACACGCTGAATTCATTAGTTATGGAACTAAAGTTAGATTATCACAgcctaaaaacattaaaatcttTGTAATGATTTCAAGCCACGATTTTTACTGATGCGTCGCACTTATGCTCTGTCAACGAGCACTGCATAAATAGGTTATCACGATCAAAGAAACAACTACTGGAATTCTCAGGGCTATGCTGTTGAAATCTGAATGCTTCGCAGTACCCGGACTGCATGCCCCTAAGCATAAGGAATCGGACTGCACCTGTATCAGGTCACGCTAGTTATTTTGTGTCGCCTTTTTCTACAAATTAGTCTATAGGCAAGCCTTCTCACGTGATAGAATTGAGAAAATAACTCCTAATTTTAATGTAGTCAGGTGTTATTAGAGTTGGACTAGTTTTTAatgacattttaattttattctttcTTCCTctcaaattttcaaaattttccaGATACCGAAAGATTGAAGCACATGAGAAAGAAAAGTGATAATTGTCACCACTCTTGCAATGAACACTCTCTGTTAAGCTCTCACACACTGGAAGCTTTAAACAAACATGATATCTTGTGTCATTGACATTTATACAAATTAGTGTTTACTGTGATGCTTATGACAAAAATTATGAATTTTCCGTATTCATTTATCACAATGGCATTGTTAATACTGTTTTTATTCTGAATGTCGGTAAATTATTTTCTAACTTTTCCCACGACTTAACTACTTTATTtcgctgtatttatactttattataaaaCATACCGACAATCAGCCGGCCATTCCCGCCAAAGTGACAGGCATACGTATCAAGCACTCCTAATACGTGCGCATACACTAATATTCGATGCTAATGCCAACCAGTGTCAATGCCCACGGATCCACTCAGTATTATTTTTGTATGAAACAGCCACTGAGACTCCTGCTACTGGATATATCAAACAGAGCAATCCTCATCTTTCGCCATTAATGGGGATTGCGAACCCCACGATAAATAAAAATCCGCGAAATAGAAACTAATGTTTTAAAGTATACATAcgatatataatgtatatatattatacatatatatcatatatgtatgatatatatgtatgatatgctcatatatatacatagtagaTATATGAGCCAAAACTTTAGTGCAAGAACACTTTGACTGCTTTCCAAACATATCATATTCATTTTCTACATAATACGTAAGTAATTTGAATTTATTAtgattgaattttattttatatatcaacTTCAGTTCCAGAGAATGGACTTGCGTAGTAAAGGTGCAATTTGGACTTCACCTGGTATGAACAATCGTACTTGCGATTAACTGGGCTCATTGTGAGAAGGAAggcaaatgtttttaatttaagatactcatgtattttatatatgtatattaatgtatttaaatGGTTTTTATGTACGTTTTAATTGAATTTTCTTAATTTTTCAACGAATATTGTTTAGCCGTGAAGGAATGAAACCGTGAAAAGTGAGCCGTGAACTAGCAAGGTTCTACTGAAAACCTGGATTTAATAAGACTTTGTGGAAGACAATAACTACTGTTTAATAGTACAAAACAGTCTCTAAACTTAGCTTATTTACCTCCTCCCAAAAGTCCTCCTCTTTTATCTCTGGTTGACTCCACCATGTCTGATTGAGTGTGTCATATAAGATCTTGTCACCCAAGTTCACCTGTGGTGACAGGAGTTTGGCTCGCGCTCGTTCACTGAGTTCCACACCACCAGAATTAGTGATAATATACCTCCGATAGAAAAGATCTGTGTACGACCAGCCAAACCGCCTCCGGAAAAGAATGAGTGACGCATCGTACTGCTCATGGATCATGATCACATCTATCCTAGAGGAAATGAATGTTAAAGGTCATAGACCGTGATCCtactatacatgtagctttagataataataagaataaaaattatacaatgaaaataTTACGATTGATTAGGCCTACCAGACTAGTGCTAAAAGGACCAGCTAGTGAACAAGGGTCAACTAAAGGTCAACTAGTAAAAACAACTAAACGACGTGAGATTGTCAGAATCATCACACCAACAACCAACTAATAATCATTTAAACTAGTCAATGCTATGCGAGCTTTAATCAATaggttatttttatttcaacgaaGCAAAAATCAAAACCAGATACAATAGACGTTTCTATAACGTAAGTATTTTGTGTAAATTCCACTTAACAAAGAGTTTAGGTAAAGTTTTTGCGTCGCATTAtgtaagaaattccatataacgtgtGGTAAGTCAGTGCAAATGGTCAAAACCGATTTCAGTAATGTGAGTCACGTAGTTGTCTCTCTTGCCAAGAAAGAGACAACTATAGGACAACTCTCATGCCTTCCTCTCGTGGGAGAGAAAATGATGTGTGGTggtattttttatatacacttttttactttatttctgATATATAGgctactagatgaatgcctggcataAACAAgagttttttttctatttgcaGCAAAGACCTTGTTGTGAAAAGAAAAGAGGAAAAATCAATTTACATGGAAATTGAAGGGATGACGTGAAAAAATCACGTGAAATTGTTGTATTAAATTATGACGTTacgtttaaatttttcattttgaaagACCGAGGagatgagtttggaaagatcttagaACGGGTAAtgaatctacatgtatttcactgctcgtataatgtaaaatccctttAGCGTAAACGTTCTCGGAATGGCTTCTTTACGCTGTAGAGGCGGCTACTGTATTAGGAAACCAGAAAGTTCTTGCGATATACTGCGATCATCTCAAATTAAATTTACCCTATGTTAAAAACTACCTGATCAGAATTTTCAAATTAATGTGTTgattagtttatttttagtcTCACTTCCCCTTTACTGGTTCACGCGTTACAACACTTTTAAAGTACCCCAATATTACCAAACTCAAAAGAAAATGTATGACAATACTAAATCAATAAACAATAAATCACAAATACCACAACCAGGTTGCAGATGCTAACAAGAGAATTCAAAAGACACTGACTGTGGCAAAATCATGTTACATTAATTAGGTAAAAATAGAGCAATGGAAATAAATTACGCATTCGCGAAGATCGATAGAAAGATCAATGGCGGATACAAAATGTTGCTCTTGGAAGAAAGTCAGTATATAACTATCAATTCAAGTTACCAAAAACTAGTCACATTGTCGTAAAGCTTTAAATACgatgattaaaaattttagctaatgaaacaaaataaatgataaaactaaaaaataaacagcACATTTATGAGATTCAATAACGAATGCTGTCAACCTCAACACAGTTTTGACAATGTCACTACAGTTACTACTTGAGCACACCTCAAAGCTATGAGTTAGACATAAAGGAACTGATTGAAGCAGGTTGATCATATGCTAACTGATGAATATTTCAGCCTTATGATTCATCTTTATGATCTATTAGAAGCTCAACGtaattttgttcaaaaactGGCTAAAATGACACCCATTCCTCACTTAACTTAGGTTATGAAATAGTAGACTATGCGGTGTGCACCATATGTAGGTTTTTAGATTATTGCAAAGTAACCTCTGAGAAAGATGCCGCTTAGCCAACTTACTGCTTATTTAGCCAATGAACATATTCAGTTATGGCGGTCATGTTGCCCTTGAGACTATAGTCAAAACCAAGCCACTGGAGCTGAGCGAGATGGAACCAAGAACGGAGGCCTGTCGGCCCACCATTTTGATCATTTCTGGCAAAGTAGAGCCACTTGTTATTCGAAAGCACCTGCTCTGTTGACtacaaaaagaaacatttgtccTCTAGGAGCAGCTTCGATTTTAGCAGATGACAAAACTCATGCAAGCAATCTTATGGATGAGTCATACTTACACTCCCTCCAACTTGGTATCTGTAGTACTTGGTTGCAGACTTGAACCATGAAACGGGCTCCCGTACCATCACCACAAACTTATATCCCGCCCTCACGTATTTGTCTaccatgttttttttataaagagCGTGATTGATCAGCACATCCGCTTGAGGCACATTTTTAGGCCCGATATCCCAGGCTGCAAAAAA
It encodes the following:
- the LOC137407725 gene encoding galactosylceramide sulfotransferase-like, with translation MKHNNYGRLLRLIVVFLVTTTAFFFFGAVVQRTPNQPLASTPATEVVLVSAQRHFENDQSVRGNDSTVKNTQTNHSVQRPIKADEDNTTLVHEVIKEVQDEATPLQTGENLSTPIAPVLQRLGNYSSLRQISASPVSQFVFTKIEKTGSSTFFAVLSRFVIKHKLNILMQRKRVHIDWKKPKGVAWDIGPKNVPQADVLINHALYKKNMVDKYVRAGYKFVVMVREPVSWFKSATKYYRYQVGGSSTEQVLSNNKWLYFARNDQNGGPTGLRSWFHLAQLQWLGFDYSLKGNMTAITEYVHWLNKQIDVIMIHEQYDASLILFRRRFGWSYTDLFYRRYIITNSGGVELSERARAKLLSPQVNLGDKILYDTLNQTWWSQPEIKEEDFWEEVKFFSDVNLKTSQALCPQVLQTKKTYPIPPNKWCPPEELTVEICSQLLEKNYAIMMKNLGSYALGDRYNY